The following coding sequences are from one Gossypium hirsutum isolate 1008001.06 chromosome A12, Gossypium_hirsutum_v2.1, whole genome shotgun sequence window:
- the LOC107929560 gene encoding LOW QUALITY PROTEIN: phosphatidylserine decarboxylase proenzyme 2 (The sequence of the model RefSeq protein was modified relative to this genomic sequence to represent the inferred CDS: deleted 2 bases in 1 codon), with translation MGHGSSKEDGSSSSSDEDAKPSRISRVKHRLRRHRLRRRRRSDSSHKLFAAEDFAGIAHLTLINAEMKFKDKWLACVSFGEQTFRTNVSTETDKPVWNCERKLLLEKNGPLVARISVFETNRLSKNNLIGYCEINLLDYLTQDSDSDFGTFDLIDPGSSDKVVGCVRISCNVEDPIETEKNFARRILSIVDYDEDGKLSLSEFSELINAFGNNLAASKKEELFKAADKNGDGVVSLDELAELLALQQETEPIMNCCPVCGEVVEGGDKLNSLIHLSLCFDEGTGNQVMTGGFLTDKQASYGWMFKLSEWAHFSSYRFGLNSGSSASHILVFDRKTKRLVEELIDTKIVLSMRTIYQSKIGLGLMDKGAKEILQSISERQGRQMNTVESAKEIPKFVEFFKDQINMAEVKYPLEHFKTFNEFFVRELKPGARTIASIERDDVAVCAADCRLMAFKSVEDSLRFWIKGRKFSIQGLLGKEVCSNAFIDGSLVIFRLAPQDYHRFHLPVSGTIGKFVNIPGCLYTVNPIAVNSKYCNVFTENKRVVTIISTAEFGKVAFVAIGATMVGSITFVKKEGDFVKKGEEFGYFSFGGSTVICVFEKGAIDIDDDLLANSGRSLETLVSVGMTLGVSKKKPGSGGLPNLENCVLRN, from the exons ATGGGGCACGGGAGCTCAAAGGAGGAcggctcttcttcttcttcggatGAGGATGCTAAACCCTCGCGCATCTCTCGGGTGAAGCATAGATTGCGTCGTCATCGCCTTCGTCGCCGTCGTAGAAGCGATTCTTCTCAT AAACTCTTTGCCGCCGAGGATTTCGCTGGCATTGCTCACCTTACTCTCATCAAC GCGGAGATGAAGTTTAAGGACAAATGGCTGGCATGTGTTTCGTTTGGGGAGCAAACGTTTCGAACAAATGTTTCTACTGA AACAGACAAGCCTGTTTGGAACTGT GAGAGAAAACttcttttggaaaaaaatggaccTCTTGTTGCCAGAATCTCAGTATTTGAG ACGAACAGATTATCAAAAAATAACCTCATAGGGTACTGTGAGATCAATCTACTTGACTATCTGACACAG GATTCAGATTCTGACTTTGGTACATTCGAcctgattgatcctggatcatcTGACAAGGTTGTTGGCTGTGTCCGTATTTCCTGTAATGTTGAG GACCCAATTGAAACGGAGAAAAATTTTGCAAGACGAATCTTATCAATTGTG GACTACGATGAAGATGGAAAGCTTTCACTCTCTGAGTTTTCTGAGTTAATTAATGCTTTTGGCAATAATCTGGCTGCTAGCAAG AAAGAGGAGCTCTTCAAAGCCGCTGATAAAAATGGGGACGGTGTTGTGAGCTTGGATGAGCTGGCTGAACTTCTTGCTCTTCAACAAGAAAC AGAGCCGATAATGAACTGTTGCCCTGTCTGTGGTGAGGTAGTTGAAGGCGGTGATAAGCTGAACTCTCTGATTCATTTGTCTTTGTGTTTTGACGAAGGAACTGGTAACCAGGTCATGACAGGAGGCTTCTTGACTGATAAACAGGCCTCATATGG GTGGATGTTCAAATTAAGCGAGTGGGCCCATTTTTCATCATATAGATTTGGTTTGAACTCTGGGTCAAGTGCTTCACATATATtg GTTTTTGATCGAAAGACGAAGAGGCTGGTAGAAGAATTAATCGATACAAAGATTGTTCTGTCAATGAGAACCATTTACCAGTCAAAAATAGGACTTGGCCTTATGGATAAAG GTGCAAAGGAAATCTTACAAAGCATCTCGGAGAGGCAAGGAAGACAGATGAATACAGTTGAATCTGCTAAAGAAATTCCTAAATTTGTAGAATTTTTCAAG GATCAAATCAATATGGCTGAAGTCAAGTATCCTTTGGAGCACTTTAAG ACATTTAATGAATTTTTCGTGAGAGAGCTAAAACCTGGAGCAAGAACAATAGCTTCCATTGAGCGTGATGATGTTGCAGTATGTGCTGCTGATTGTCGGTTGATGGCTTTTAAGTCAGTAGAAGATAGTCTGCGGTTTTGGATCAAG GGTCGAAAGTTTTCAATTCAAGGTCTTCTGGGGAAAGAAGTCTGTTCAAATGCTTTTATTGATGGAAGTTTGGTGATATTCAGGTTGGCCCCACAG GActatcataggtttcatcttccagTTTCTGGCACCATtggaaaatttgtaaatattccTGGATGCTTATACACA GTTAATCCCATTGCTGTCAATAGCAAATATTGTAATGTTTTCACTGAGAATAAACGAGTGGTGACCATTATTTCTACTGCAGAGTTTGGAAAG GTGGCATTTGTTGCAATTGGAGCTACTATGGTTGGTAGCATTACTtttgtgaagaaggaaggtgaCTTTGTCAAAAAGGGAGAGGAG TTTGGATATTTCTCATTCGGGGGGAGCACAGTGATTTGTGTCTTTGAAAAG GGTGCAATAGATATAGATGATGACCTCTTAGCTAACAGTGGAAGATCACTAGAGACGCTAGTCTCTGTTGGAATGACGCTGGGAGTTTCCAAAAAGAAACCAGGGAGCGGAGGGTTGCCAAACTTGGAAAACTGTGTTTTGAGGAATTGA